One Deltaproteobacteria bacterium DNA window includes the following coding sequences:
- a CDS encoding metal-dependent hydrolase, translating into MDTVTHGLAGWLIARAIPPVAGNSEAVKAVKREATVAMVLGAVLPDADNIASLLGSEFYIRLHRGVSHSFAGIAITSLAVALLFHKFGKWKDLKKLYLLVLLGQLSHIGLDLLNSYGTQIFQPFSNARVSFDLLFIVDLAFTGIIVLGILLSRHSPSRARAALAVLTVYVGFAAFLHLRAEEAVRYAAVRNGVPVVSAWALPRLPEIRSLPDLTPGRRAEAAQKPKFEEVAPGLAAIARRDRFPIPAGPCAWNGFVDDGRTYLRAEVNPFDGAVDWKEREWKGREAPEAKALRDLQDVRTYLWFARFPTVRVATEDGKTVVTFLDMRFGGPTTRRPFVLRVIESPGRSPQTQWGSLEAGAARTR; encoded by the coding sequence ATGGATACCGTCACCCATGGACTTGCGGGATGGCTCATTGCAAGAGCCATTCCGCCCGTAGCGGGAAATTCCGAAGCGGTGAAAGCGGTGAAAAGGGAAGCGACCGTTGCCATGGTCCTCGGCGCGGTTCTGCCGGATGCCGACAACATCGCTTCGTTGCTGGGGAGCGAATTCTATATTCGGCTCCACCGGGGAGTGTCTCATTCCTTTGCCGGCATCGCGATCACCTCGCTTGCAGTCGCGCTGCTTTTTCACAAGTTCGGAAAGTGGAAAGACCTCAAAAAACTTTATCTTTTGGTGCTGCTCGGGCAGCTTTCCCACATAGGGCTCGACCTTCTCAACTCCTACGGGACGCAGATCTTCCAGCCGTTTTCCAACGCCAGGGTGTCCTTCGATCTGCTTTTTATCGTAGATCTTGCGTTCACCGGGATCATAGTCCTCGGGATATTGCTTTCGCGCCATAGCCCGTCACGGGCGCGGGCGGCGCTTGCCGTTCTGACAGTATATGTGGGTTTCGCGGCATTTCTGCACCTGAGGGCCGAGGAAGCCGTGCGGTACGCGGCGGTCCGGAACGGGGTTCCGGTGGTTTCGGCATGGGCGCTGCCGCGTCTTCCCGAAATTCGTTCCCTGCCGGACCTGACACCGGGGAGGAGGGCCGAGGCCGCGCAGAAGCCGAAGTTCGAAGAGGTTGCCCCCGGGCTTGCGGCGATCGCACGCCGCGACAGGTTCCCGATCCCGGCGGGACCGTGCGCCTGGAACGGCTTCGTGGACGACGGCCGAACGTATCTAAGGGCCGAAGTGAATCCGTTCGACGGCGCGGTGGACTGGAAGGAGCGGGAGTGGAAGGGGCGTGAGGCACCTGAAGCGAAGGCGCTGCGGGACCTTCAGGACGTCCGCACCTATCTCTGGTTCGCGCGCTTCCCCACGGTGCGCGTGGCAACGGAAGACGGGAAAACGGTCGTCACCTTTCTCGACATGCGGTTCGGCGGACCGACAACGCGTCGCCCCTTCGTCCTCAGGGTGATCGAGTCTCCCGGCCGGTCCCCGCAGACGCAGTGGGGGTCTTTAGAAGCAGGAGCAGCGCGGACGCGATGA